In the genome of Bosea sp. ANAM02, the window ATTACCTTCCGAGTTCTTGAACTCGTCCTTCATCTCCTGCTTGGTCATCTTCTGGCGCTGGTACCAGGAGAAGCGCTGCCAGCCGAAATCGCCGATGGCGATGATGGCGAAGAGGGCGAGCACCGCGCCCATGAGCTGGATCGCGAGCGAGAGCGTTGCCGGCATCAGCGCCTCGACGCCCATCTGGGCGAAGCCTTCGAGCCGGTCGTGCTGGCCCCAGAGCGTGTACCAGACGACGATGCCGATCAGCATGGTCTTGGCCAGGCCCTTGGCGAAATTGACCCAGGCCTCCTTGCCGAAGAGGCGCTTGGCCCCCGCCATCGGCGAGATGCGGTTGAATTTCGGCGTCAGCGGCTCGAAGGTCCAGAGCGGCTTGTGCTGGAGCATCGCGCCGGCCAGCCCCGCGCAGAGGATGAAGGCGAAGGGAAGGCCCAGCGCCATGAAGCCGGTGAGCACGCCGCGCTGCGTGATCTGCATGAAAGAGGCGCCGTCGGACGGGACCTGATGCGCGTTCATCAGGAAGGAGCGCAGCGACAGCATCGCCTCGCGCGCCGACCAGCCGGCGGCGACCAGCAGGGAAAGCGTGAAGCCGCAGAGCACGAAGAAGGTCCCGATCTCCTGCGATCTGGGGACGTCGCCTTTCTCCGTGGCTTCGTCCAGCTTTCGCTGGGTCGGGTCTTCTGTTCTGTCTTCGTTTTCGGCTTCCTCGGACATCGCGACCTCAACCGGTGAACTGGCGGAGGAAGGCGCCGAGGTCGGCGATGAAGACGCTCATCATAACGCCGAGCACGACGAGCAGGACGAGCATGCCGCCCATGATCGAAGCGGGAACGGCGAGGAAGAAGACCTGCAATTGCGGCATCATCCGCGCGAGCACGCCGAGGCCGAGATTGAACAGCAGGCCGAAGACGAGGAAGGGCGCGGAGATCTGGATGGCCAATGCGAAGCCGCGCGCCGCCGAGCGGATGGCGAGCGCCATCGTGTCGGTCATGTCGACCGCCCCGCCCGGCGGCAGCAGGCGATAGCTTTCATGGATCGCGGCGATGGCGATGTGGTGCAGGTCCGTGGTCAGGATCAGCGTGATGCCGAGCATCGTCAGGAAGTTGCCGATCGAGGGGTTCTGCATGCCGCCGGTCGGGTCGACCGTCATGGCGAAGCCGAGCCCCATGGTCTGGGCGACCAGCGTGCCGGCGGTCTGGAGGCAGGCCATCACCAGCCGGGCGCAGAGCCCGATGACGAGGCCGACCAGCAATTCGCCGATCAGCAGCGCGACCACGCCCGAGACGTCGCCGGGCACGCGCAGCGTGGGCCGGGCGACCGGCACGATCATCAGGGCGATGAAGAAGGCCAGAGACAGCCGCGCCCGCGAGAAGATGAAGCGCTCGCCGATGCCGGGCATGAGCATGACGAGCGTGCCGACCCGCGCGAAGACGAGCACGAAAATGGCGCTGATCTCGGGCAGGATCGCGATCTGCATCGTGCCGCGGGCACCTTTGCGCCAAGGTCGGTGCCGCGGAGCCGCGCCGGCGAAGGCCGGCTGCAGGCGCGACGGGCTCATCCGCCCGTGGCGATTCGGGCGGCGACTCGTCCCATATAACCCGCCAGCGCGTCTCCCATGAACGGGAGAAACAGCAGCAGCGCGGCGAAGACGGCGACGATCTTCGGCACGAAGACCAGAGTCTGCTCCTGGATCTGGGTCAGCGCCTGGATCAGCGAGACGATGAGGCCGACCGCGAGCGCGATCACCATCAGCGGGCCGCCGACCTTGAGGAAGACGACGATGCCGTCGCGGGCGATGTCGAGAATGGCTCCGGAAGTCATTGCGTTCGTCCTGCTCGTACTATCGTTTATCGAGCCCTCATCCTGAGGAGCGGGCGAAGCCCGCGTCTCGAAGGATGATCCAGCGCGCTCTGGAACATCCTTCGAGACGCCGCTTACGCGGCTCCTCAGGATGAGGGCTGCGGATGGGGATCAGACCGGCATCCGCATGATTTCCTCGTAGGCCGCGATGACGCGGTCGCGCACTGCGACCAGCGTCTCGATCGCGGCCTCGCTCTCGGCCACCGCCGTCACGACATTGACGATGTCGGCCCGCCCGCCGGCGACGCTCGCGGTCTGGGCATCGGCCTTGCGCCCGGCATCCGCCGTCGCGTCGAGCGCCTTGCCGAGCAGCGCCGAGAAATCCGGCCCGCCCGTTTCCGCGCCGCCCGTGCCGAGCGGCTTGCGCATGAGATTGCCGGCACCCATCCCCTGGATGGAGGCGTAGGCGCCCGCGGCGAAACCCGGAGTGGCCATGGCGATTCAGTCCCCTTCTGGAGCCGCGCTCAGGCGCGCAGGATGTCGATGGTGCGCTGGATCATCCGGCGCGTCGAAGAGATCAGGTTGAGATTGGCTTCGTAGCTGCGCTGGGCCTCGCGCATGTCGACCATCTCGACCAGCGAATTGACGTTCGGCATCTGGACGTTGCCGTTGGCGTCGGCCGCCGGATTGCCGGGCTCATGCTTGGTCTTGAAGGCGCTCGGATCGCGCTGGACCTTGCCGAGCGCGACGAGCTGGGCGTCGAGCGTGCGGTCCACATGGCGCTGGAAGGTCGGGACCTTGCGGCGATAGGGCTCGGCGCCGGCGCGCTCGGGGCCGGAATCGGCATTGGCGATGTTCTCGGAGATGATGCGCATGCGCCCGGACTGGCTGCGCAGGCCGGAGGCGGCGATGGCGATACTCTTGATCAGGTCCATGATCAGCGGCCCATCCTTTAGCGCCCCTTGCCGATCGCGATCTTCATCAGGCCGAGCCCCTTGCTGTAGAGCGAGGCGGCGAGCTGATAGTCGGACTGGTTCTGCGCGACCTTGAGCATCTCGTCCTCGAGATTGACGGCGTTGCCGTTCGGCGTGGTCTCGAATCGCGGGGCGCCGGTGCCGTCGAAGCCGCCATTGGCGGTGTTCAGGCTCATATGGCCGGCGCTGGTGCGGGCGACGGCCACGCCGGCGCGGGCCGGATCGAGACTCGGCGGCTTCAGGTCGACCGGACGGAAGCCGGGGCTGTCGGCATTGGCGACGTTCTCGGCGAGGACCTTCTGGCGCGACTGCTGGTAGTGCATGCGCGTCTTCAGCGCCTGCATCAGGCCGCCGCCGACGCTGAATCCGTCGTTCGCCATGGCTCCAGCTCCCCGTTTGCGTAGCCGGCGAGATCGGTCTACCCGGCAAATCCTGCCGGGTGCATGGTTAATATCCGGTTAAAGCGGCGGGTTTTCGCGGGTGTGATTAACCACGCGTTCACCATGTTTCCCGATAGCGAAAGCGTTATGCTATAGCCAAGGTGTTGAAACATGGGCGGGACTTAACGGCCGTCCGGGCCGCCGTGGCGTTAAGAGGCATATCTTGCAGAGCTTGTTCGGATTGGAACTCACGACCGCGCAGAAGGTGATCATCGCCTCTGTCGTCATTCTCGTGCTCCTTGCGCTGCTCGGATTGTTCGTGCGGCAGATTCAGGGCGGGCGGCTCCGGCTCCGTGGCCAGGCCGGCGGGCGTCAGCGCCAGCCCCGGCTCGGCGTGGTCGATACCTACGATCTCGACCGGCAGCGCCAGCTCGTGCTGATCCGCCGCGACAATATCGAGCATCTCCTCATGATCGGCGGCGCGTCCGATGTCGTGGTCGAGACGAATATCTTGCGCAGCGGCGGGCGGGCCGCGGCCCCGGCCTATACCGATACCGCCGCGGCGGATCGGCCGTTGCCGCCGTTCGAGACGCTGGTTCCGCCGAGCGAACCCGCCTTGCGGGCAGGGGAGGATGCGCGCCGCGCCGACTATGCGCCCGAAGGGCCGGAGCTCTTACCGCCGTTGCCGGTCCGGCCCGTTTCGGTGCCGGTCGAGCCGCCGGTGAAGACGGCTGCGGCCACGGCCGCGACGGCCGGTGTCGCCGCCGCTCTCGGCGTCGCAGCTTCGGCCGAGGCGGCCGGCGCCGCCGCCAAGCCTGCCGCACCGGCCATGCCGGTTCCCCCGGTCACGACCGGGCCGGCACCGAGCTTTGCCCGCGAACACGCGCCGCAGCCGGCCGTCAGCGCCGGAGAACTCGACGACATGACGCGCCAGCTCGAGGAGGCGCTCAAGCGGCCGTTCTCCGCCGTGCGCCCGGCCAATCTCGGCAGCGAGGCGCCGGCCGCCGAGGCTGCACCGGTTGTCGAGCCGCCTGCAACCGTCGAGAAACCTGCTCCTGCTCCTGCTCCTGCGCCCCTCGTCGAGGAGGAGCCCGCTGCGGTGGAGGCGGCTGCCCCCGTCGTCGAGCCGCCGGCTCCCGAGCCGGAGCCCGAGCCCGTCGTGACGCCAGCACCGGTCGTCCCGCCACGCCAGAAACCGATTCCGAGCGATGTCGAGGCGGAACTCGCGGCCGCGCTCGGGCTGTCGCTGGATCGACCGATCCAGAAGGCACCGGAGGTCAAACCGGTCGAGCCGAAGCCGGCCGAGGCACATGAGCCGGAACCGGGCCCGGCGCCCGAGCCCGCAATCGCGGACGCGCCGCCCGCCGTGGAGGAAGCCGTCGCGACCGTGGAAGAGCCTGCCCCGGCCGAAAGCCCGAAGCCGCAGGCGGAGGCCGAGAAGCCGGCCGAGCCCGCGACGAAGGAGATCGATCCCTTCTCGGTCGACGCGATCGAAGCCGAGTTCGCCCGCCTGCTCGGCCGCGATCCCAAGTCCAAGTCCTGAGGCCTCAGCGCACGGCCTGACCGCGTTAGGGCGGCAGGCCATCAACAGGATTGTCGGCTCTCCAGCCTCAAGACGCCGCGCATCGGTTGCGCGGCGCTTTCGCGTGGCTAGCCTCGTCGGCACCCGATCGGTTGAGTCGGGCTGTGGCGGCGCGCGTGACATTCATCGGCGGACGAGCGAGACGGGTTCGAGGCGGGCGCGCGCTGGCGGCGGCTGCGCTGCTGCTCGTGCTCCAGACGGTACCGGCGCTGCCGCAGACGCTGTCGCTCGATCTCGGGCAGGGCGGCGGCGTGGCGGAGCGGGCGCTCCAGCTCATCGCCGTCATCACGGTTTTGTCGCTGGCGCCGTCGATCCTGATCATGGTGACGTCGTTCACGCGGATCGTGGTGGTGCTGTCGCTGCTGCGCTCGGCATTGGGCACGCAGACCGCGCCGCCGAACGCCGTGATCCTCGGGCTCGCGCTGTTCCTGACCGGTTTCGTCATGGCGCCGACCTTGCGCGAGGCCTATACGACGGCCGTGCAGCCGCTGGTCGCCGGCCAGATCCAGCCGCAGGAGGCCTATAATCGCGGCGTCGTGCCGTTCAAGACCTTCATGCTCAAGCATGTCCGCGAGAAGGATCTGGCGCTGTTCCTCGACATGTCGCAGGGGCCGCGCCCGCAGACGCCGCAGGATATCGGCGTCGAGGTGCTGATCCCGGCCTTCATGATCTCGGAACTGCGCCGCGCCTTCGAGATCGGCTTCCTGCTGTTCGTGCCCTTCCTGATCATCGACCTCGTGGTGGCCTCGATCCTGATGTCGGTGGGCATGATGATGCTGCCGCCGGTGACGGTGGCGCTGCCGTTCAAGCTGATCTTCTTCGTGCTGGTCGACGGCTGGGGGCTGGTCGCGGGCTCGCTGGTGAAGAGTTACGGCAGCGGGTGAGATCGGCGCGGCTCACCGCTTCTTCGCGGCTTCATAGACCTGAGAGCGTTTGCGCTTGCCCACCCCCACGACGATCACCGTGATCCGCTCGTCCTCGACGCGATAGACCAATCGGTAGCCCGCTGCGCGGAGCTTGATCTTGTAGTGATCGGGCAGGCCGTGCAGCGCATCGGCGATGACTCTCGGGTGGGTCAGCCGCTCGCCGAGCTTCTTCTTGAACTGCTCGCGCAGCGTTGCGCCGAGCTTGTCCCATTCCTTCCGCGCCGATGGCAGGAACTCGAGCCTATAGCTCATCGAGGCTGACCGGCTTGCCCTTTTCGGTGGCTCGCGCCCGGATGATCTCGACGAGAAGCTGGTCGTCTAGCGCGTCCACCAGCGCTTCATAGGTATCGGCCGGCACCATATAGGCCATGACGCGATTGTGGTTGAGGATCGCGACAGGGTTGCCTCGCGCGCCATCGACGACGGCGGTGGGATTCTTCTTGAGATCGGAGACGCTGACGGCGATTTCGGCTTCGACACGCTGCATGGCTTTTCCTTACTCGACCCGGAAATAAGGTGCCAATTTCAGGTCTGAATAAAGGTCAATATAGCGTGTTGTCGCCGGCGTCGCCAGAGGCGCTCAGCCCACCACGACCCGGCCACGCTGGATGCGCAGGCTGAGCGTGCCGTTCTTCAGCGCCAGGGCCTTCTCGCCGAAGACGCCGCGGCGCCAGCCGTGCAGGGCCGGGACGTCGGCGAGATCGTCGGAGGCGATGGCATCGAGATCGTCGCTGGAGGCGATGATCTTGGGCGCGACGCGCTCGGCATCCGCGACCGCCTTGAGCAGGACCTTGAGCAGGTCGAGCACGGCGGCATTGGTCGGCCGGCCGCGCTCGCGCTCCAGCCGGGGCAGGGTCTTGGGATCCAGGGCGGCGGCGCGCTCGATGGCGGCGAGGACCTCGGCGCCGTTGCGCGAGCGCTCGAAGCCGTTGGGAACCGAGCGCAATTCGGCCAGCGCCTCGACCGAGCGCGGGCCGCGCTGGACGATATCCATTAGGGCGTCGTCCTTGAGCACGCGCTGGCGTGGTACATCGCGGGTCTGCGCCTCGCGCTCGCGCCAGGCGGCGATCTCCATCAGGTTCGGCAGTTCGCGCGGCTTGCGGATGCGGCCCTTCAGGCGCTGCCAGGCGTTCTCCGGCTTGACCTCGTAGGTTGCCGGCGAGGTCAGCACCGACATCTCCTCGGCGACCCAGCTTTCACGGCCGCTGGCGTCGAGATCGGCCTTCAGGGCAAGGTAGATATCGCGCAGATGGGTGACGTCGGACTCGGCATAGGACAACTGTGCATCGGTCAGCGGGCGGCGCGACCAGTCGGTGAAGCGCGAGGACTTGTCGATGCGGGCCTTGGCGAGGTCGTTGGCGAGCTGCTCGTAGCCGACCGAGTCGCCATAGCCGCAGACCATGGCGGCGACCTGTGTGTCGAAGAGCGGGGTCGGCAGGACGCGTCCGAGCAGCCAGACGATCTCCAGATCCTGGCGAGCAGCGTGGAAGACCTTGACCACGTTCTCGTTGACCATCAGCCCGAAGAAGGGAGCGAGGTCGAGATCGGGAGAGAGCGGATCGACCAGCACCGCCTCGTCCGGCGAGGCGATCTGGATCAGGCAGAGCTTGGGATAATAGGTCGTCTCGCGCAGGAACTCGGTGTCGACCGTGACGAAGGGGTGGATCGCGAGACGGTCGCAGGCGGCGGAGAGCGCGGCGGTATCGGAAATGAGATGCATGGTGAGATCGTCTTAGCAGAGACAGGCGCGGGATGTCGCGGGCGTTCTTGACATTTCGGGCGCGCGCGTGTGCTTAGCCGCAAGCTGCGGCTGGCGCGTTGCGCCGGCCTCCGACGCATTTCCGAAAGACCGACCCGTGACCCTGCATCGCTACCGTTCCCACACCTGCGGCGCGCTCCGTGACAGCGACATCGGCCAGAATGTCCGTCTCTCCGGCTGGTGCCACCGCATCCGCGACCATGGCGGCGTGCTCTTCATCGACCTGCGCGACCATTACGGCATGACGCAGGTCGTGGTGGATCCCGATTCGCCGGCCTTTGCCGATGCCGAGACGCTACGCTCGGAATGGGTCGTGCGCATCGACGGCAAGGTCAAGGCGCGCCTCGAAGGCACCGAGAACGCCAATCTGCCGACCGGAGCGGTCGAGGTCTTCGCGACGGCGATCGAGGTGCTCGGGCCCTCGGCCGAGCTGCCGCTGCCGGTCTTCGGCGACCTCGAATATCCCGAGGACACGCGCCTCAAGTACCGCTTCCTCGACCTGCGCCGCGAGAAGCTGCACAACAACATCATGCTGCGGACCAAGGTCATCGACTCGATGCGCCGTCGCATGAAGGATTCGGGCTTCTCCGAGTTCCAGACGCCGATCCTGACGGCGTCCTCGCCGGAAGGCGCGCGCGACTTCCTGGTGCCAAGCCGCCTGCATGCCGGCAAGTTCTACGCGCTGCCGCAGGCGCCGCAGCAGTACAAGCAGCTCCTGATGATGGCGGGCTTCGACCGCTACTTCCAGATCGCGCCCTGCTTCCGCGACGAGGACCCGCGCGCCGACCGCCTGCCGGGCGAGTTCTACCAGCTCGACGTCGAGATGAGCTTCGTCGAGCAGGAGGACGTGTTCGCGACGATGGAGCCGGTCATCACCGGCGTGTTCGAGGAATTCGCCGAGGGGCGGAGCGTCCAGAAGAACTGGCCGCGCATCCCCTATGCCGAGGCGATCGCCAAATACGGCTCCGACAAGCCGGACCTGCGCAACCCGCTCGTCATGCAGGACGTTTCCGAGCATTTCCGGGGCTCGGGCTTCAAGGTCTTCGCGCGTATCCTCGAAGGCGAGAAGAATCGCGTCTGGGCGATCCCCGGTCCCAAGGGCGGCAGCCGGGCCTTCTGCGACCGGATGAACTCCTGGGCGCAGGGCGAGGGGCAGCCGGGCCTCGGCTATCTCATGGTCAAGGAGGACGGCGAGGGCCAGGGGCCGATCGCCAACAACATCGGCCCCGAGCGCGTCGCTGCGATCATCAAGCAGATGGGGCTGAAGGGCGGCGATGCCTGCTTCTTCGTCGCAGGCGATCCGGACAAGTTCTACAAGTTCGCCGGCAGCGCCCGGAACAAGGTCGGCCAGGAGCTCAACCTGATCGACGAGAACGCTTTCGCCTTCGCCTGGATCGTCGATTTCCCGATGTTCGAGTACAACGAGGACGAGAAGAAGGTCGATTTCTCGCATAACCCCTTCTCGATGCCGCAGGGCGGCCTGAAGGCGCTCAACGAGGAAGACCCGCTCTCGCTCAAGGCGTTCCAGTACGACATCGCCTGCAACGGCTTCGAGCTGGCCTCCGGCGGCATCCGCAACCACAAGCCGGAAGCGATGGTGAAGGCCTTCGAGATCGCCGGCTATGGCGAGGAGACGGTGATCGAGCGCTTCGGCGGCATGTATCGCGCGTTCCAGTACGGCGCCCCGCCGCATGGCGGCATGGCGGCGGGCGTCGACCGCATCATCATGCTGCTGGCGCGCGCCACCAACCTGCGCGAGGTCGCGCTGTTCCCGATGAACCAGCAGGCCGTCGACCTGCTGATGGGCGCTCCGGCCGAGGCGACGCCGAAGCAACTCCGCGAGGCGCATCTGCGCGTCAACCTGCCCGAGAAGAACGGCTGACGACCATGGCTTCGCTGCGGACCGGGCGGACGCTGCCGCTCGCCATTCTTCTCGCGCTGTCGCTCGGTGCCTGCGTCGGCGCCGGCGAGAGCAGCTCCGGCCGGGCGTCGGCGTTGGCGACGACCGTATCGCGCGCCATCGCCTGCAAGGCGGGTTCGCCGCAGCGCTCGACGCTCGACCGCTTCCTCGCTGCCGAGAAGGCGCGCGGTGCCGACGATCGGCAGATCGCGGCGGCGCGTGCGGCCTATGTCGGCGTCTCCGAGGCCGAGATGGTCAACCAGGGCGTGCGGCCGCAAGCCTGCACGGCCGGGGAGCGGACGGCGTTGCGGGAGCGGATGGGCCGCATCCGCGCCGGGAACTTCGACGCTCTCTGAGTGGTTTCGGCTGTCATGAGACCCGCGAAACCTTTTGCTGCCGCGCTGGCCGCGGCTGCGCTGGCCGGTTGCACGACCGTCGCGAGCCCGCGTCCGGGCACGGTGGAGTATGCCGCTGCGACGGTCTCGCGCGCCTATGATTGCGGCCTGGCCGTCGATCGCGGCCGGATCATCGCGCGGCTCGACCGCCAGGACCGGCAGCGTTTTGTCGCCGCCAATGCCGGCTATGCCGTGAAGTCCTACAAGGCGCCGCATCGCTGCGAGGCGAGCGAGCGCGAGCGGATCAAGGGCGAGATCGGCGCGCTCGCACGCCGCTGAAATCGCTTGCGTCCGGCCGGCCGACATGGCCACAAGGCGGCAATGCCCGCCGCCGCCATCACCGCCATCGTCGTCAGCTATGACAGCGCCGAGGTCCTGCCCGCCTGCCTCGACGCGCTGGCCGGGGAGGGCGTGCCGGCCATCGTCGTCGACAATGCCAGCAGCGACGACAGCCGTGCGATCGCGGAGGCGAAGGGCGCGCGGGTGATCGCGAATGCCCGCAACGAGGGCTATGGCCGCGCCAACAATATCGGCGTCGCGGCGGCCGACACGTCCCATGTGCTGATCGTCAATCCCGATCTGGAACTCGGGCGCGGCGCTGCAGCGGCGCTTCTGGAGGCGGCGGAAAGCTATCCCGGTGCGGGGATGCTGGCGCCGCGCATCGTCGAACCGTCCGGCCGCATCTTCCTGCAGCCGCGCTCGCTGTTGTCCCCGCCGCATCTCAACCGTTCCGGCGCGATGACGATCCCGGCGGGCGATGCCTGTCTTCCCTTCCTGTCGGGAGCCTGCCTGCTGATCCGGCGCGAGGTCTTCATCGCGCTCGGCGGCTTCGACCCGGCGATCTTCCTGTTCTACGAGGATGACGATCTGTGCCGGCGCATGCGCGATGCCGGACACGCGCTCGTCCATGTCCATGCCGCTGAGGCGCGTCACGGGCGGGGACGCTCGACGGCGCCGTCGCCGCAGCGGCGCTTCAAGGCGCGCTGGCACCTTGCCTGGTCCGAGCACTATATCGCCCGGAAATACGGCCTCGCCGGACCGGGGCCGATCCGGATGCTGGAGAATGCAGGCAAGGCGGCGGGTTATGGCTTGCTGCTGAAGCGCGAGAAGATGTTCGCGCATGCCGGGTCGGCCGCCGGCGCGCACGCCTGGCGGCGCGGCAAGACGGCCCTGGCTCATGAAGGACTGGAAGAGACGTCATGAGCCGGCCCACGGTCGCGGAGGCGCTCGCCAACCCGCACAATAATTTCGGCCTGCTCCGGCTGGTCATGGCGCTCGCCGTGGTCGTCTCGCATGCCTTCAGCGTCACTGACGGGCGGGTCGAGCAGGAGCCCTGGTTCCAGACCACCGGCTTCACGCTGGGCGAGCATGCCGTCAACGGCTTCTTCGCGATCTCCGGCTTCCTGGTGACGATGAGCTTCGTGCGGCGCGGCTGGCGCGATTATGTCGTCGCGCGCCTGCTGCGGATCGCGCCGGGTCTGATCGCGGCGACGCTTCTCGTCGCGCTGATGCTGGGCGCGCTGATGACGACGCTCGACCGATCCGCCTATTTCAGCGATCCGCGGCTGTGGCGCTTCATCTCGGGCACGCTCACCACCTTCAAGAGCGCGGCGGCCTTGCCGGGCGTGTTCGAGACCAATCCGCTGCCCTTTCCGCTGGGGACGGTGTGGACGCTGAAATACGAGACGCTGTGCTATCTCGGTGTGCTGGGCGCGGGCCTCGCAGGGCTTCTGGCGCGGCCGCGCGTCGCGCTGGCGGCCTTGGGGGCGCTGACGATCGCAGTGGTCCTGCGGGAGGTGGTCACACCGCATGGTCCCAAGGGTACCGAGACCGCTCTGCGCCTGCCGCTGATCTTCCTCGCAGGGGGCGTGGTGTATCTCTATCGCGAGAAGGTGCCGCTTTCGCTGCCGCTTCTGGTGCTCGCGCTGGCAGCGCTGGTGCCGCTGTCCTTCACGCCGCTCTACAAGGCAGCGCTCTATCTCGTCACCGCCTGGGGGGTGCTCGTGCTGGCGCTGGCGCCCGCCTTGACGCGGCGCGCGGTCGAGCCGCCGGCCGACCTATCCTATGGCGTCTATCTCTATGGCTGGCCGGTGCAGCAGGCGCTGCACGCGCTGTTCCCGTCGCTCGGCGCCGTGGCTCTGCTCTGGCCGTCGCTGGCGGTCACCCTCGTCGTGGCGGCGCTGTCCTGGTACCTGATCGAGAAGCCGGCGCTCGGGCTCAAGCGCCGGCTGATGGGCGCTTCCTGAGCGCTTCCAGCAACGCGTCGATCCGCTCGGAGAGCAGCAGCGGGATCAGCGGTTCGATCTCGGCGCGAGGCCGGTTCCACCATGCGGTCTCGACGAGCGCGGCGATCCGGGCCTCGTCGAAGCGATACCTGACGATGCGGGCCGGATTTCCGGCAACGATCGCATAGGGCGGCACGTCGCGCGTCACGACCGCGCGCGCCGCGACCACGGCGCCGTGGCCGATCGTGACGCCCGACATGATCATGCACTGCGAGCCGAGCCAGACGTCATGGCCGATGGCGACGTCGCCGCGTGTCGTGTCGTGACCGGACATCCCGGCGGCCTGCGGCCAAAGCCCGGGCAGGGCGGGGAAGGGATAGGTCGTCGCCCAGTCGAGGCGATGATTGCCGCCGAGCAGGATCTCGACACCATCCGCGATCGAGCCGTAGCGCCCGATCACCAGCCGGGCACCGCTCTCGGGGAAGCGCACCTTCGGGCGGCCATACGTATAGGGGCCGATCGTGAACTGCCCCGGCCGCCTTGCGACGAGCTTCGCAAGGTGCAGCCGGGTCTGGTTGTCCGGATTCAGGCGCTTGCGCAGCCAACCGCGGGGAACCGGCGGCAGGCCCGCCCACCAGGCCTGGAGGGCGGACGGGCGCCAGTCGAGATCCGCGGACGCCACCGCGCCATCCTCAGTTGGCCGCATTTTCTTCACGCGAACCGGTGTCCACTTCGCTTGAAAATGCTCAGCTCACTGCGCATCGGCCTTGAGGTCGATCTTCTCGAAGATCTCCGTCGGCTCCGTCATGGTGATGACGTC includes:
- a CDS encoding flagellar hook-basal body complex protein FliE, translating into MATPGFAAGAYASIQGMGAGNLMRKPLGTGGAETGGPDFSALLGKALDATADAGRKADAQTASVAGGRADIVNVVTAVAESEAAIETLVAVRDRVIAAYEEIMRMPV
- the flgC gene encoding flagellar basal body rod protein FlgC → MDLIKSIAIAASGLRSQSGRMRIISENIANADSGPERAGAEPYRRKVPTFQRHVDRTLDAQLVALGKVQRDPSAFKTKHEPGNPAADANGNVQMPNVNSLVEMVDMREAQRSYEANLNLISSTRRMIQRTIDILRA
- a CDS encoding type II toxin-antitoxin system Phd/YefM family antitoxin, whose protein sequence is MQRVEAEIAVSVSDLKKNPTAVVDGARGNPVAILNHNRVMAYMVPADTYEALVDALDDQLLVEIIRARATEKGKPVSLDEL
- a CDS encoding flagellar biosynthetic protein FliO; the protein is MQSLFGLELTTAQKVIIASVVILVLLALLGLFVRQIQGGRLRLRGQAGGRQRQPRLGVVDTYDLDRQRQLVLIRRDNIEHLLMIGGASDVVVETNILRSGGRAAAPAYTDTAAADRPLPPFETLVPPSEPALRAGEDARRADYAPEGPELLPPLPVRPVSVPVEPPVKTAAATAATAGVAAALGVAASAEAAGAAAKPAAPAMPVPPVTTGPAPSFAREHAPQPAVSAGELDDMTRQLEEALKRPFSAVRPANLGSEAPAAEAAPVVEPPATVEKPAPAPAPAPLVEEEPAAVEAAAPVVEPPAPEPEPEPVVTPAPVVPPRQKPIPSDVEAELAAALGLSLDRPIQKAPEVKPVEPKPAEAHEPEPGPAPEPAIADAPPAVEEAVATVEEPAPAESPKPQAEAEKPAEPATKEIDPFSVDAIEAEFARLLGRDPKSKS
- the fliQ gene encoding flagellar biosynthesis protein FliQ → MTSGAILDIARDGIVVFLKVGGPLMVIALAVGLIVSLIQALTQIQEQTLVFVPKIVAVFAALLLFLPFMGDALAGYMGRVAARIATGG
- the rnd gene encoding ribonuclease D; the protein is MHLISDTAALSAACDRLAIHPFVTVDTEFLRETTYYPKLCLIQIASPDEAVLVDPLSPDLDLAPFFGLMVNENVVKVFHAARQDLEIVWLLGRVLPTPLFDTQVAAMVCGYGDSVGYEQLANDLAKARIDKSSRFTDWSRRPLTDAQLSYAESDVTHLRDIYLALKADLDASGRESWVAEEMSVLTSPATYEVKPENAWQRLKGRIRKPRELPNLMEIAAWREREAQTRDVPRQRVLKDDALMDIVQRGPRSVEALAELRSVPNGFERSRNGAEVLAAIERAAALDPKTLPRLERERGRPTNAAVLDLLKVLLKAVADAERVAPKIIASSDDLDAIASDDLADVPALHGWRRGVFGEKALALKNGTLSLRIQRGRVVVG
- the flgB gene encoding flagellar basal body rod protein FlgB is translated as MANDGFSVGGGLMQALKTRMHYQQSRQKVLAENVANADSPGFRPVDLKPPSLDPARAGVAVARTSAGHMSLNTANGGFDGTGAPRFETTPNGNAVNLEDEMLKVAQNQSDYQLAASLYSKGLGLMKIAIGKGR
- a CDS encoding type II toxin-antitoxin system RelE/ParE family toxin, encoding MSYRLEFLPSARKEWDKLGATLREQFKKKLGERLTHPRVIADALHGLPDHYKIKLRAAGYRLVYRVEDERITVIVVGVGKRKRSQVYEAAKKR
- the fliR gene encoding flagellar biosynthetic protein FliR, producing the protein MQIAILPEISAIFVLVFARVGTLVMLMPGIGERFIFSRARLSLAFFIALMIVPVARPTLRVPGDVSGVVALLIGELLVGLVIGLCARLVMACLQTAGTLVAQTMGLGFAMTVDPTGGMQNPSIGNFLTMLGITLILTTDLHHIAIAAIHESYRLLPPGGAVDMTDTMALAIRSAARGFALAIQISAPFLVFGLLFNLGLGVLARMMPQLQVFFLAVPASIMGGMLVLLVVLGVMMSVFIADLGAFLRQFTG
- the flhB gene encoding flagellar biosynthesis protein FlhB, with the protein product MSEEAENEDRTEDPTQRKLDEATEKGDVPRSQEIGTFFVLCGFTLSLLVAAGWSAREAMLSLRSFLMNAHQVPSDGASFMQITQRGVLTGFMALGLPFAFILCAGLAGAMLQHKPLWTFEPLTPKFNRISPMAGAKRLFGKEAWVNFAKGLAKTMLIGIVVWYTLWGQHDRLEGFAQMGVEALMPATLSLAIQLMGAVLALFAIIAIGDFGWQRFSWYQRQKMTKQEMKDEFKNSEGNPEVKAKLRQIRAQRVRKRMMAAVPKATVIITNPTHFAVALQYEPGMAAPLCLAKGVDAMALKIREVAGEHRVPIVENPPLARALYATVDIDEEIPVEHYQAVAEVIGYVLRLKGRRA